A part of Bubalus bubalis isolate 160015118507 breed Murrah chromosome 6, NDDB_SH_1, whole genome shotgun sequence genomic DNA contains:
- the LRRC42 gene encoding leucine-rich repeat-containing protein 42 yields MSYYLNSENHLDSGPIYVRENGQLHMVNLALDDVRSSLQKPRPFRLFPKGFSVELCMNREDDTAQKEKTDHFIFTYTREGNLRYSAKSLFSLVLGFISDNVDHIDSLIGFPEQIAEKLFSAAEARQKFTEPGAGLRALQKFTEAYGSLVLCSLCLRNRYLVISEKLEEIKSFRELTCLDLSCCKLGDEHELLEHLTNEALSSVTQLRLKDNCLSDAGVRKMTAPVRVMKRGLENLSLLDLSCNPEITDAGIGYLFSFRKLNCLDISGTGLKDIKAVKHKLQTHIGLVHSKVPLKEFDHSNCKTEGWADQIVLQWERVTLEAMKPQETLESRTAAQHFYGKRARTEAPGKYPLTEAHMNSSEKLQFYKEKAADCHGPLLKHEALSSQESKKSKKRAFEEPEKEQSSSSQSSKQKYVCLAVEDWDLLNSY; encoded by the exons ATGTCTTACTACCTCAACTCAGAAAACCATCTGGACTCAGGGCCCATCTACGTGCGAGAAAATGGGCAACTGCACATGGTCAATCTGGCCTTGGATGATGTTAGGAGTAGCCTGCAGAAGCCAAGGCCTTTCAGACTGTTTCCCAAAGGCTTTTCTGTGGAGCTTTGCATGAACAGGGAAGATGACACTGCACAGAAAGAGAAGACtgatcatttcatcttcacataCACCCGGGAGGGAAATCTTCGGTACTCTGCCAAATCCCTCTTCAGCCTTGTCCTGGGCTTCATCTCTGACAATGTTGACCACATTGATTCCCTTATCGGCTTTCCTGAGCAAATTGCTGAGAAGCTGTTCTCTGCTGCTGAAGCCAGACAGAAATTCACAGAGCCCGGTGCGGGGCTGAGGGCTTTACAGAAGTTCACTGAGGCCTATGGAAGTCTGGTGCTTTGTTCCTTGTGTTTGCGAAACAG ATACCTGGTGATTTCAGAAAAACTCGAGGAGATTAAGTCTTTCCGGGAGCTGACCTGTCTGGATCTTTCCTGTTGCAAGCTTGGAGATGAGCATGAACTTCTAGAACATCTCACCAATGAGGCCCTGTCTAG TGTAACTCAACTCCGCCTGAAGGATAATTGTTTATCTGATGCTGGGGTGCGGAAAATGACGGCACCAGTTCGAGTGATGAAGAGAGGCCTTGAAAATCTGTCGTTATTAGATTTATCTT GTAACCCTGAGATAACAGATGCAGGAATTGGATAcctcttttcttttagaaaactcAACTGCTTAGATATCTCTGGGACGGGACTCAAG GACATCAAAGCTGTCAAACACAAGCTTCAGACCCACATCGGCCTCGTTCACTCCAAAGTGCCTTTGAAGGAATTTGATCACAGTAACTGCAAGACAGAGGGCTGGGCTGATCAG atTGTTCTGCAGTGGGAGCGTGTGACTTTGGAAGCTATGAAGCCGCAAGAAACCTTGGAGTCTCGAACAGCAGCTCAGCACTTCT ATGGGAAGCGGGCTCGAACAGAAGCCCCAGGCAAGTATCCCCTGACAGAGGCCCACATGAACTCTTCTGAGAAGCTCCAGTTCTATAAAGAGAAGGCCGCAGACTGCCATGGGCCACTGTTGAAACACGAAGCCCTGTCAAGCCAGGAgtcaaagaagagcaagaagagagcTTTCGAGGAGCCAGAGAAGGAACAGAGCAGCTCTTCACAGTCTTCGAAGCAGAAATATGTGTGTCTTGCTGTTGAAGACTGGGACTTGCTAAATTCATATTGA
- the HSPB11 gene encoding intraflagellar transport protein 25 homolog isoform X4, which produces MRTAHTAFVVSLHLYIASCPITSRSSRKIKHFKMRKVDLCLSSEGTEVILATSSDEKHPPENMIDGNPETFWTTTGMFPQEFIICFHKHVRIEKLVIQSYFVRTLRIEKSTSKEPVDFEQWIERGT; this is translated from the exons ATGAGGACTGCGC ATACAGCTTTCGTTGTCAGTTTGCATCTGTATATTGCTTCGTGCCCTATCACCAGCAGATCAAGTAGGAAG ATTAAACACTTTAAGATGAGAAAAGTTGATCTTTGTTTGAGCTCTGAAGGGACTGAAGTTATTTTAGCTACATCAAGTGATGAAAAACACCCACCTGAAAATATGATTGATGG AAATCCAGAAACTTTTTGGACCACCACAGGAATGTTTCCCCAAGAGTTCATTATATGTTTTCACAAACATGTGAGGATTGAAAAGCTTGTAATCCAGAGTTACTTTG TGCGGACCTTGAGGATTGAAAAGAGTACTTCTAAAGAGCCAGTTGATTTTGAGCAATGGATTGAAAGAG